CTGATCGCGCGGCGTCCATCTCGTGAACTGGCGGAAGCGGTGGCGGGATCCCTGGCCGAGGTGAAGGGAGGCTATGCGCTCCTCTTCCTCAGCCCGGGAGCCCTGATCGGAGTCCGCGACTCCAACGGTATTCGTCCCCTCTGCCTGGGGAAGCTGGACGGGGCCTGGTGCCTGGCCTCGGAAACCTGCGCTTTCGATGCGGTGGGGGCCGAGTTCGTGCGGGAGGTGGAGCCCGGGGAGATGGTGGCGGTCACCCCGGGGGGGATGGTCAGCCGGCATGTCACCCCGGCCGGTCGCCCCGCCCTGTGCGTGTTCGAGTACATCTACTTCGCCCGTCCGGATTCCGACCTCGACGGGTTGAACGTGCATTCCGTACGCAAGCAACTGGGGAGGGTGCTGGCCCGTGTCCGGCCCGTACCGGCCGATCTGGTGACGGGGGTTCCTGACTCCAGCGTGTCCGCCGCGACGGGGTATGCAGAGGAGGCCGGCATCGCCTACGAGGTGGGCCTGGTGAAAAACCGCTACATCGGTCGTACCTTCATCGAGCCCCGGCAGGAGGGGCGCGCTCGGGCCGTGCGCCTGAAGCTCAATCCCCTGCGGCGGGTGGTGGAGGGTAAGCGGGTGATCCTGGTGGATGATTCCATCGTGCGGGGGACCACCTCCCGGTACATCGTGGGCCTGCTGCGGGAGGCGGGCGCCCGCGAGGTGCACCTGCGCATATCCTCGCCGCCGTACCGCTTCCCCTGCTACTACGGCATCGACACCTCCGCCCACGGCGAGCTGGTGGCGGTTAACAGGGGCGTGGAAGAGATCCGCAGCCTGGTGGAGGCCGACAGCCTGGCCTACCTGCCGGTGGAGGGACTGGCCGAGGCGCTGGGACGGCCCCTCGACCGTTACTGCCTGGCCTGCTTCACCGGCGATTACGTGGTGCCCGTTCCCGTGCCCCTGGACAAGCTCTTCTTCGAGCGCGGCCGCCTGCCCCGGGAGGTGTGACCGGTGCGGCAGTGCTTCCCCCGGGAGGTGTAAAGCGTGCGAAAGGGCGGCAGTTGCTCCGGCAGCAAGAGTGGTGGCGCCCCACCCGGTTCCCTCGACTACCGGAGCGCGGGCGTGGACGTCCAGGGGGGGAACCAGGCGGTGAAGCTCATCGCGCCCCTGGCCCGGGCCACCTTCCGGCCGGAGGTGCTGGGTGACATCGGCGGTTTCGGGGGGTTCTGCCGTCTCCCCGCCGGCTACCGGGAGCCGGTGCTGGTGGCGGGGGCCGACGGGGTGGGGACCAAGCTGAAAGTGGCATTTGCCCTGGGCAGGCACGACACGGTGGGCATCGACTGCGTGGCTATGAACGTCAACGATGTCCTCGCCCACGGCGCCGAGCCCCTGTTCTTCCTGGACTACCTGGCGGTGGGGAAGCTGGACCCCAAGCAGGTGGCAGAGGTGGTGGCAGGGGTGGCGGAAGGCTGCCGGCAGGCAGGGTGCGCCCTGCTGGGAGGCGAGACCGCCGAGATGCCGGGGTTCTATGCCCCGGGCGAGTACGACCTGGCCGGGTTCGCCGTGGGGGTGGTGGAACGGTCGTGGCTCACCGATGGTTCCACCGTGCGCCCCGGAGATGTGGTGCTGGGGCTGGCCTCCTCGGGGCTCCATTCCAACGGCTTCTCCCTGGTCCGCCGCATCCTCCTTCTCGATACCCCGGGCGGGCGGGATCGGCTGAGCCGGCCTGCCGCTGAGTTGGGGGAAAAGACTCTGGGCGAGGTCCTCCTCGAACCCACGCGCATGTACGTGCGGCCGGTGCTGAGCCTGCTGGCGCAGGTACCGGTGCGTGCCATGGCCCACATCACCGGGGGAGGGCTGGTGGAGAACGTCCCCCGTGTCATCCCGCGGGGGTGCCGGGTGATCATCCGGAGGGACTCGTGGCGGATCCCGGAGATCTTTCACCTCCTTCGGCGGGAAGGGTGCGTCCCGGACGAGGAGATGTGGCGCGTGTTCAACATGGGCCTGGGATTCGTGCTGGTGGTCGATGCGGATGGGGCCGATCTGGCGACGGAAATCCTCTCGCGGGCCGGGGAGCAGGTCTACCGGATCGGCTCAGTGGAGCCGGGCGACGGTCTTGTGCTGCAATGATGCCCACTGATGGTCGCCCGCCGGGGAATCCGGCGCCGGAGTGAGGCCGGTCCCACGGTCGCTCCCGGGCGATGCGGCGCCGCGCGGTGGTCTTCAGATGCGGTGCGGCGGGGGGGAGGGGACGTGCTCAATTTAGGGGTGCTCGCATCGGGACGGGGCACGAACCTGCAGGCGATCCTGGATGCCTGCGCCCGCGGGGAGATTCCCGCCCGGGTGGCGGTGGTGGTGAGCGACAACCCGGGAGCGGCGGCGCTCGTGCGCGCGCGACGGGCGGGGGTTCCGGCTCTGTTCGTGGATCCCCGCGGCAGGAGAAAGAAGGAATTCGAGGCAGAGCTGAGCTGTATCCTGAGGCAGCACGGCGTGGGGCTGGTGTGCCTGGCGGGGTACATGCGGATGCTGGGGCGGTCCTTCCTGGAGGAGTGGGAGGGAAGGGTGCTCAACATTCACCCCTCGCTCCTGCCCGCCTTTCCCGGCCTGGAAGCTCAGCGGCAGGCGTGGGAATACGGGGTGAAGGTAGCCGGCTGTACGGTCCACTTCGTGGTACCCGAAGTTGACGCCGGCCCCATCGTGCTGCAGGCGGCCGTCCCCGTTCTGGGGGATGATACTCCCGAGACCCTGGCCGGTCGCATCCTCGAGCAGGAACACCGCATTTACGTGGAAGCCATCCGCCTGTATGCGGAAGGACGCCTGCGCATCGAGGGGCGCCGGGTGACTGTCCTGCCGCCCGCCGGCGAGCACCAGAGGAGGGGATGAGATGGGAGAGCGGCCTTGGGCGCTCCTGAGCGTCTGGGAGAAGGCGGGGCTGGTGGATTTCGCCCGCGGCCTGGTCGACCTAGGGTTTGACATCCTGGCTTCCGGAGGCACGGCCGACCACCTGGCCCGGTCCGGGATACCGGTGAGCGGGGTCGAGGACATCACTGGCTTTGGCGCCCTGCTCGACGGCAGGGTGAAGACCCTCCATCCCCTGGTCCATGCCGGCATTCTGGCCCGCCGCGACAACGCTTCCCACATGGCCCAGTTGCGCGACCGGGGTGCCCGTCCCGTCGACCTGGTGGCGGTCAACCTGTATCCGTTCCGTGAGACCGTGGCCCGGGGAGCCGGCCTGGACGCCACCCTGGAGATGATTGACATCGGCGGCCCCGCCCTGCTGCGGGCGGCGGCAAAGAACTTCCCCCATGTGCTGGCGGTGTGCCGGCCCGACCAGTACGCCGTGGTGCTGGCAGCTCTCCGCAGGAAGGCCGCGGGACGCCTCCCTCCGGACGAGGAAGGGTGGCTGCGCCGGAGCCTGGCCGGCGAAGCGTTCCGGCACACCATGGCCTACGACTATCTGGTCAGCCAGTACCTCTCTGCCGCCGGCCAGACGGCCGCCGCGGTGGAGCCAGTTGCCGGTGCCGCCGCCGCGCCCACCGCGGGCGGCGTGGGCTTCCCGCGTGAGCTCCACCTGGGTTGGGAGCTGGTGCGCGCGTTGAGGTACGGGGAAAACCCCCACCAGAAGGCGGCTCTGTACCGTGCCCTGGGGGTGCCCGAGACGGGCCTGGCCGCGGCCCGGCAGGTTCAGGGTAAGGAGCTTTCGTACAACAACCTGGCGGACGCCAGCGCTGCCTGGGCCTTGGCCTGCGAGTTCGGCGATTCCCGGCCGGTGGCGGTGGTGGTGAAGCACGCCATGCCCTGTGCCTGCGCCACCGGAGCGGATGCGGTCGCCGCTTTCCGTTGCGCCCGCGAGGGAGATCCGGTTTCCATTTTCGGGGGAATCGTGGCGCTCAACGTGCCGGTGGACGAGGCCACCGCCGAGGAGATGGCCCGCATCTTCCTGGAGGTGGTGGTGGCCCCCGCCTTTACGGACGAGGCCCTCTGGCATCTCCGCCGCCGGCAGAACGTGCGCCTGCTCCAGGTGCCCGCCGCGGCCGCGGGCGATGTGGCATGGGGGCCGGCTGCACGGGGATGGTACCTGCGGCAGATCGAAGGTGGCCTGTTGGTGCAGGAGTACGACCGCCCGGTCGACGGCGACGATCCCGCCGGCTGGCGCACGGTCACCGTTCGGCGCCCCACCTCCCGTGAGCTGGCCGACCTGGCCTTTGCCTGGAAAGTGGCCAGGCACGTCCGTTCCAACGCCGCCGTGCTGGCCAGGGACGAGGCTACCGTTGGGATAGGGCAGGGTCAGCCCAACCGGGTGGATGCCGCCCGCCTGGCCGTATCGCGGGCGGGTCCGCGCGCCCGTGGTGCCGTGATGGCTTCCGATGGATTCTTTCCCTTCCCGGACGCGGTGGACGAGGCGGTGCGAGCGGGCGTCACCGCCATCGTGCAGCCGGGCGGCAGCATGCGGGACGGCGAATCCATCGCCGCCTGCGACCGGGCCGGCCTGGCCATGGTGTTCACCGGGGTCCGCCACTTCCTGCACTGACTCAGGGTGGGAGGGATGATGGCCGTGAAGGTGATGGTGGTGGGAGGGGGCGGAAGGGAGCACGCCCTGGTATGGAAACTGGGTCAGGGGTCGTCGGTTAGCGGGCTTTTCTGCGCACCCGGGAATGCGGGGACGGCGGCCCTGGCCACCAACGTAGACGTCGCCGCTACCGATCTGGAGGGCCTGTGCGCCTTTGCGTCTCGGGAAGGCATCGACCTCACCGTGGTGGGACCGGAAGAGCCCCTGGTGCGCGGCGTGGGAGATGCATTCAGGCGGGCGGGCCTCCTCCTCTTCGGCCCGGGTAGGGAGGCGGCCCGGATTGAGGGTAGCAAGGCTTTCGCGAAGGAGTTCATGGCCCGCCACGGGATCCCCACCGCTCCCTTCCGGATCTTCGATGATGCGGGCCGGGCGCGCGCGTACATAGAGTCCCGGGGCCGGCCCGTGGTGGTGAAAGCTGACGGGCTGGCCGCGGGCAAGGGTGCCTTCGTGTGCGCCTCGCCGGACGAGGCGGTGAGGGCTGCCACCGACCTCCTCGAGCACGGGACTCTGGGGGAGGCCGGAGGGGTGGTAGTGGTGGAAGACCGTCTCGAGGGAGAGGAGCTCTCCGTCCTCGCCCTCTGCGACGGTGAAAGCTGCATGCTGCTCCCCGCTGCCCGCGACCACAAGCGCGTCTTCGACGGCGACGCCGGTCCCAACACGGGCGGTATGGGCGCTTACGCTCCGGTGCCGCTGCCGGCCGGCCTGCTGGACGTCGTCCGGGACAGGATCATGGCGCCTGCAATCCGGGGGATGGCCCAGGAGGGTTTCCCCTACCGCGGGGTCCTGTACGCCGGGCTGATGCTCAGCCGGGACGGGCCGGCCGTGCTGGAGTTCAACTGCCGCTTCGGGGATCCCGAGACGCAGGTGATCCTTCCCCTCCTGGACGAGGACCTGGGAGAGTTGCTTGCCGCCGCCGCCCGGGGAGAGCTCCCCGGGCGGGAAGTGCGGCTTCACAACCGGTACGCCGTGTGCGTGGTGATCGCTTCGGGAGGTTATCCCGGGCCCTACCGGCGGGGAGTGCTCATCACCGGGCTGGACCGGGCGGCAGAAGTAGCCGGGGTGGTGGTCTTCGAGGCCGGCACGGCCTGTGACGCGGAGGGCAGGCTGGTCACCGCGGGCGGCCGGGTGCTGGGAGTGACGGGATGCGGGCAGAGCCTGGAGGAGGCCCGTGAGCGCGCGTACCGCGCCTGCGCCCGCATTTCCTTTGCAGGGATGCACTTCCGCCGCGACATCGCCGGCAGCGCCCCGTCCGCAGCCGCGCCAGGCCCGCCAGGCCGCGCCACGCCCCCGGCGCAATCGGGCCTGCACGGCGCGGTCCCATGGGTGAGCGGGCCGGGTGGGCAGCCGTGAGCGCACCTGACCGGGAGTCCCGGCATGGCCAGGGGGGCGCGGCGCGCCCGGCGGCTTACTGGGGGCGGGTGGCTCTCATCGGTGCTGCGTACGCCGCCCTCACCCTGCTTCCCCCGTTGCGGGCGATAAGCTACGGCATGATCCAGGTGAGGGTGGCGGAGGCTCTCACCGTGCTGCCCTATGTCACCCCGGCGGCCATCTGGGGCCTGTTTGTGGGATGCCTGGCCGCCAATGTGGCTGGCGGCCTGGGCCCGGTCGACATGGTGCTGGGCAGCCTCACCACCCTGGCGGCTGCCTGGCTGACGTCCCGGGTGAGGCCCGCCTTGCTGGCGCCCCTGCCCCCTGTCGTCCTGAACGCTCTGGTGGTCGGCACCTATGTGCCCAGGCTGCTGGGCCTGAGTGTTCCCCTTCCCCTGGGTTGGGCGTGGGTGGGCCTGGGCGAACTGGCTGCCTGCTACGGCCTGGGCTACCCCCTGCTGGCCTACCTCTCCCGCCGCCAGCGTCTCCTGTCCCTCCTCCGGGGCACAGCAGGGTAACTTTGCCCGACGACTACCGGCGGCCGGGGAGGTCAAACCAGTCGGAGGGGACGACGCGGATGGGTGGCTGGGTGGGCGCGCGGCCGGGTGAGATTTGGCCCTGGCGCTGCCCCCGCATCGTGGCTGTGGTCATGCTCTCTTGCCCTTTGTAGGGTGCGGTTGCGGAGAGCGAGCTTGCGAAGTGGGTGGTTGACGAGGTTCCTCCATCGAGGGGCGCGGCCACCTCCACTTGCGCCCGGGGCAGAAACCCTTCCTTCTCCAGGAGTTCAGACAGGACGGTGAGGTCCCCCTCGCGCAGGATGAGGTCGCAGGGGGTGAGTTCCCCCGCCAGGTACGGCTGCAGGCGCGGTGAGGCTTTGAGGTGGGCGGCGGTCTCGGGGTCGGCGCAGCGCAGGAGGTGAAAGCGGGCCAGCCACACCCGCCCGTATGCGGCTGCCCATTCCCGGATCGAGGCCTCCACGTTCTGGGGGAGCGGATGCTCGCTGCCCTTCCCCAGCACGGCGAGCAAGGCCTCACCGTCCATCCCCGCCTTCATGGCCTGGTAGACGGAGCTGCGGTTGATCTGGAACAGCAGGGCCTGGTCGGCCTTGATCAGATCTGCGAGGGTGCCCACCTGCAGCAGGATACGGGGGTGCAGCGTGAAGGGAGCCACCACCTCGAAATTGGGTGCCACAATGAATGAGGTTTCGTCCTGGGGAAGCAGTTCTGCGAGAAAGGCTTCCGCGCCACCGAATACGGCTTCCAGATAAGCCCTCCCGAGGGGCGTGAGGCGCAGGGCAGTGAGCTTGTGGTCGGGGCCCTCTGCCTGTTCGAGTATACCGAGGAACTCCAGGCTGTGGATCCACTGGGTGAGGGGCTGCGCAGTGAGGCCGGCGGGGAGGGAACCGGTGCCCGGAACCGGCAAGGCGCGATGGACGGGGAGCCACCGGCCCGGGGGCACCCAGAACAGCATCTGGAGCAGGGTGAACACGTTCTGGTACCAGTTGGCGCCTCGGTGGATGAGCTGCTCCACCATGTCCAGCCAGCGCTCGGCCCACGACAGGCCAGTCCACCTCTGCAGGACAGGGGTCACCGCCACCCCGTCGGGCTGGTCCTCTATCAGGTGGCGGGCGAGGGCGTAGTCCCAAAGGACGCTCATGCGGGCAGCCAGGCAGTCTTCCCGCGGGAGCCCGCTGTCAGTGGGACCCCAGCCGGGCCAGCCCAGCAGACGGGCCAGGCGCATCTGCTGGCGGCGGTAGATGTCACCCTGGCGGGTGAGCCTGATTTCCCCCCGGGTGACCGCCAGCAGGAACAGGTGCAGATCGCGGATGGCGGTGGGCCGGTGCCCGGGACTCCGGTGCGCGGCTTCGGGCAGGGCGGCTTCCCCTATCACGGGGCGGAAGAATATCTCCTCTGCCGCCGCGCGCACGTCCCGGGGGATGAAGTACACGGCCCGGTAGTCGTAGTGGCCCACGAATACCAGGGCTTTGCGGCGCAGGGAATCAAAGGTGGGCTGAAAGCGCCGGTGGCGCTGGCCGGTGATTTCCCCCAGGGTGGCCCAGCACTGTTCCACGGGGATGCCCCTGCCCGCGTTGAGGGCTCCCACCAGCCAGAGGGCTGTTTTCTCCGGGGAATCGAGCCCCCCCAGCACCCCGGCCAGGTGCTCAGGTTCCAGGAGGGATCCCAGCACGTCCTCAAGGGAGCCCAGGGCGCCGTGGCGGGCGCGCAGCGAATCCAGGTACCAGGGAGGCGCCGCAGCCAGGCATTCGACCAGGGCAGGCGCGGCGGGAAGGAAGGTATCCAGGCCCCGCACCTGTATCGGCGCAGGACGGGTCCCGCCGTGGTGGTCTGCCGGGGGCTCATCCATGCGGGCCCGACCCGCTGGGGCGTCGCCTGCGGGGGTCTCAGCCATGCGGGTCCGGCCCGCCGGGGCGTGACCGCTGGTATTGGTGTTCCGCCTGACCGAAGTTGCGCTCACGGTGGAACCTCCCTCCCGTGTGGGGGCAGCTGCACTCCAGTCACCTCCGGCCCTTCAGCGGGGCCGCGCCCGCAGGGGGCGGCGGCTCGCTCGCCGGGGGGAGCGCGGCCCGTCCTGCCAGCACTTCCTGGTCGTAGTGGATGGAGTAACGGTAGCCCTGTTCGGTGAGGAAGAGCTGGCGCTTCTGTGCGAAATCCTGCTCCTTGGTCTCCCGGGACACCAGCGTGTAGAACGTGGCCGGGATGCCCGAAGCCTTGGGCCGCAGGATGCGCCCCAGGCGCTGGGCCTCCTCCTGGCGCGACCCGAAGGTGCCGGATACCTGGATGGCCACGCTGGCCTCGGGCAGGTCCAGGGCGAAGTTGGCCACCTTGGACACCACCAGCAGGCGCAGGTCTCCCTCGCGAAACTGGCGGTAGAGCTTCTCGCGCTCCCGGTTGGGCGTGGTGCCGGTGATGAGCGGTGCTCCCAGGGATTCGGCGATCTGCGCCAGCTGCTCGAGGAACTGGCCGATCACCAGGATACGCTCCCCCGGGCCGCGCCCGTGGACCGTGCGGTTGCCCAGGTGGAGCTTCACCACATGGTGGACGAGGGGGATCTTGGCCGGATTCTCCGAGGCCAGGCGGAATCGGGACCGTTCGTCGGAGACGGCGTAGAGCAGGCGCAGGTCCTCCGGCATCCTCACCCTGATCTCGTGACAGGTGGCCTCCGCTATCCAGCCCTGTTTCTCCAGCACCTTCCAGGCCACGTCGTACCGCTTGGGGCCGATGAGGGAGAAAACGTCGTCCTCCCGGCCGTCTTCCCGCACCAGGGTGGCGGTCAGGCCCAGACGCCGGCGAGCCTGGATTTCGGCTGTGGCCCGGAACACCGGTGCTGGTAGCAGGTGCACTTCGTCGTATATGATGAGGCCCCAGTCCTCCCGGTCGAACAGCTTCAGGTGGGGGAAATCCTCGCTCTTCCTGGGGTGGTGAGTCATCACCTGATAGGTGGACACGGTCACCGGACGAATCTGCTTCTCCTCACCCGTGTACTCTCCGATGTCGTCGGGCAGGAGCGAGGTCTTGTCCAGCAACTCGTCTCGCCACTGGCGAGCCGCGGTCACCCCCGTGCACAGGATCAGGGTGCGGGTGCGGGCCTGGGCCAGCACGCTCAACCCCACGATGGTCTTTCCCGCCCCGCAGGGGAGCACGACCACCCCGCTTCCACCTGCCGGGCCCCCGCCCTTCCAGAAGCGATCGGCCGCCTCCCGCTGGTACGGTCGTAACGCGAAGGGGGAGCCCACCCGCGTCGCGGCGCGCAGGGAGATGTCCAGCGGGGCGCCGGGCGTGTAGCCGGCCAGGTCCTCCACCGGCCAGCCCACCTTGATGAGGGCCTGCTTGAGGTGACCGCGGCGCCCCGGGGCGACGTAGATGCCGTCAGCGACCTGCTCCTCCAGGTAGGGTTGCACCTGGCGCTGGTTCCATATCTGAGTGAGGAGCACGGGATCGCGGGAACGCAGGACCAGGCGGTCGCCGTCCCGGTGCAGTTGGAGTTGGCCGTAGCGGCCCACGTACTCGACGATATCCCGGCGCAGGTTCTCGGGCACCGGGTAGCGCGAATGGGCGTCGAGGACCCGCAGGATGTCATCGGCGGTGAGTCCCGCCGCCGCCGCGTTCCACAGGGAGAGGGGTGTGATGCGGTAGGTGTGGACGTGCTCGGGACTCTTCTCCAGGTCGGCGAAAGGGGCCAGCGCGTCGCGGGCATCCTCATACCGGGGATGATCTACTTCCAGCAATATGGTACGATCACTCTGGACGACCGCCGGTCCCTGCGCCGCCACGGTTCTCCCTCCGGTGCCGGCCACCCGGCCGCCATCTGCAATCCAGCCAGGAGCGGGCCCAAATATGTATCTTTTCTCTGCCCATATGCCCCCATCCTGCACGATCCAGGACGAGGGGCTGCAACTGGAAAGGGAAGCCGGGTTCTTCCTGGTCGAGGTGCCGTTTGCGGTTCGCCTGCCCGACGGCAGGCGGGTGGGCACGGTGGCCTACCGCAATCTCAGCCGGCGCCGGGCGAGTGCTGAGATCGGCATCGAGCTGTATCCCGATTATCGGGGTCAGGGCGTGGGACCGCGCGCCATCCGGGCCCTGCTCGGATACCTGTTCGACACCCTGCATTTGCGGCGCGTGTGGCTGCGGGTGATGCCGGACAACGAACGGGCCATCCGCTGCTATGAAAAGTGCGGGTTCCGGCGGGCCGGATACGGTAAGGCGTACCTCTTCGTGCCCTGCCTGGTGATGGAGACCACCGCCGACGAGTTCCGCCGGGCACCCGTGCCGCCGCAAGGCGAGCGTTCCACCACGCCATCCCGGGGTGAGCGTTTCACCGCCCCATCCCCGTGAACGTTCCCCAGTGCTATGCCGAGGTGAGGGTTGACGATGGCAACGGCCGAGGATCTCAGGAGCATCCTGCGACGCATTGACGGTCGCGGCTACAAGGCCTACCTGGACATCAAGGGAACCTACCAGTTCCCCGGATTCCGCCTGCACGTCGACCGCGTGCAGGGCGACCCGTTCGCTTCCCCTTCCGAGGTCCGGGTGGTGGTGCCGC
This genomic interval from Bacillota bacterium contains the following:
- the purF gene encoding amidophosphoribosyltransferase; protein product: MREECGVFGIWGHPQAVELTHVALFALQHRGQESAGIASVRDRHLRLHKGMGLVSEVFGEAVLRDMAGEAAVGHVRYSTFGSSDPVNAQPLVIRYHRGMLGLAHNGNLVNAPQLRDELEAQGSIFQTTLDTEVIAHLIARRPSRELAEAVAGSLAEVKGGYALLFLSPGALIGVRDSNGIRPLCLGKLDGAWCLASETCAFDAVGAEFVREVEPGEMVAVTPGGMVSRHVTPAGRPALCVFEYIYFARPDSDLDGLNVHSVRKQLGRVLARVRPVPADLVTGVPDSSVSAATGYAEEAGIAYEVGLVKNRYIGRTFIEPRQEGRARAVRLKLNPLRRVVEGKRVILVDDSIVRGTTSRYIVGLLREAGAREVHLRISSPPYRFPCYYGIDTSAHGELVAVNRGVEEIRSLVEADSLAYLPVEGLAEALGRPLDRYCLACFTGDYVVPVPVPLDKLFFERGRLPREV
- the purM gene encoding phosphoribosylformylglycinamidine cyclo-ligase; this encodes MRKGGSCSGSKSGGAPPGSLDYRSAGVDVQGGNQAVKLIAPLARATFRPEVLGDIGGFGGFCRLPAGYREPVLVAGADGVGTKLKVAFALGRHDTVGIDCVAMNVNDVLAHGAEPLFFLDYLAVGKLDPKQVAEVVAGVAEGCRQAGCALLGGETAEMPGFYAPGEYDLAGFAVGVVERSWLTDGSTVRPGDVVLGLASSGLHSNGFSLVRRILLLDTPGGRDRLSRPAAELGEKTLGEVLLEPTRMYVRPVLSLLAQVPVRAMAHITGGGLVENVPRVIPRGCRVIIRRDSWRIPEIFHLLRREGCVPDEEMWRVFNMGLGFVLVVDADGADLATEILSRAGEQVYRIGSVEPGDGLVLQ
- the purN gene encoding phosphoribosylglycinamide formyltransferase codes for the protein MLNLGVLASGRGTNLQAILDACARGEIPARVAVVVSDNPGAAALVRARRAGVPALFVDPRGRRKKEFEAELSCILRQHGVGLVCLAGYMRMLGRSFLEEWEGRVLNIHPSLLPAFPGLEAQRQAWEYGVKVAGCTVHFVVPEVDAGPIVLQAAVPVLGDDTPETLAGRILEQEHRIYVEAIRLYAEGRLRIEGRRVTVLPPAGEHQRRG
- the purH gene encoding bifunctional phosphoribosylaminoimidazolecarboxamide formyltransferase/IMP cyclohydrolase, whose amino-acid sequence is MGERPWALLSVWEKAGLVDFARGLVDLGFDILASGGTADHLARSGIPVSGVEDITGFGALLDGRVKTLHPLVHAGILARRDNASHMAQLRDRGARPVDLVAVNLYPFRETVARGAGLDATLEMIDIGGPALLRAAAKNFPHVLAVCRPDQYAVVLAALRRKAAGRLPPDEEGWLRRSLAGEAFRHTMAYDYLVSQYLSAAGQTAAAVEPVAGAAAAPTAGGVGFPRELHLGWELVRALRYGENPHQKAALYRALGVPETGLAAARQVQGKELSYNNLADASAAWALACEFGDSRPVAVVVKHAMPCACATGADAVAAFRCAREGDPVSIFGGIVALNVPVDEATAEEMARIFLEVVVAPAFTDEALWHLRRRQNVRLLQVPAAAAGDVAWGPAARGWYLRQIEGGLLVQEYDRPVDGDDPAGWRTVTVRRPTSRELADLAFAWKVARHVRSNAAVLARDEATVGIGQGQPNRVDAARLAVSRAGPRARGAVMASDGFFPFPDAVDEAVRAGVTAIVQPGGSMRDGESIAACDRAGLAMVFTGVRHFLH
- the purD gene encoding phosphoribosylamine--glycine ligase produces the protein MKVMVVGGGGREHALVWKLGQGSSVSGLFCAPGNAGTAALATNVDVAATDLEGLCAFASREGIDLTVVGPEEPLVRGVGDAFRRAGLLLFGPGREAARIEGSKAFAKEFMARHGIPTAPFRIFDDAGRARAYIESRGRPVVVKADGLAAGKGAFVCASPDEAVRAATDLLEHGTLGEAGGVVVVEDRLEGEELSVLALCDGESCMLLPAARDHKRVFDGDAGPNTGGMGAYAPVPLPAGLLDVVRDRIMAPAIRGMAQEGFPYRGVLYAGLMLSRDGPAVLEFNCRFGDPETQVILPLLDEDLGELLAAAARGELPGREVRLHNRYAVCVVIASGGYPGPYRRGVLITGLDRAAEVAGVVVFEAGTACDAEGRLVTAGGRVLGVTGCGQSLEEARERAYRACARISFAGMHFRRDIAGSAPSAAAPGPPGRATPPAQSGLHGAVPWVSGPGGQP
- a CDS encoding QueT transporter family protein → MSAPDRESRHGQGGAARPAAYWGRVALIGAAYAALTLLPPLRAISYGMIQVRVAEALTVLPYVTPAAIWGLFVGCLAANVAGGLGPVDMVLGSLTTLAAAWLTSRVRPALLAPLPPVVLNALVVGTYVPRLLGLSVPLPLGWAWVGLGELAACYGLGYPLLAYLSRRQRLLSLLRGTAG
- a CDS encoding helicase-associated domain-containing protein, translated to MSATSVRRNTNTSGHAPAGRTRMAETPAGDAPAGRARMDEPPADHHGGTRPAPIQVRGLDTFLPAAPALVECLAAAPPWYLDSLRARHGALGSLEDVLGSLLEPEHLAGVLGGLDSPEKTALWLVGALNAGRGIPVEQCWATLGEITGQRHRRFQPTFDSLRRKALVFVGHYDYRAVYFIPRDVRAAAEEIFFRPVIGEAALPEAAHRSPGHRPTAIRDLHLFLLAVTRGEIRLTRQGDIYRRQQMRLARLLGWPGWGPTDSGLPREDCLAARMSVLWDYALARHLIEDQPDGVAVTPVLQRWTGLSWAERWLDMVEQLIHRGANWYQNVFTLLQMLFWVPPGRWLPVHRALPVPGTGSLPAGLTAQPLTQWIHSLEFLGILEQAEGPDHKLTALRLTPLGRAYLEAVFGGAEAFLAELLPQDETSFIVAPNFEVVAPFTLHPRILLQVGTLADLIKADQALLFQINRSSVYQAMKAGMDGEALLAVLGKGSEHPLPQNVEASIREWAAAYGRVWLARFHLLRCADPETAAHLKASPRLQPYLAGELTPCDLILREGDLTVLSELLEKEGFLPRAQVEVAAPLDGGTSSTTHFASSLSATAPYKGQESMTTATMRGQRQGQISPGRAPTQPPIRVVPSDWFDLPGRR
- a CDS encoding helicase-associated domain-containing protein is translated as MAAQGPAVVQSDRTILLEVDHPRYEDARDALAPFADLEKSPEHVHTYRITPLSLWNAAAAGLTADDILRVLDAHSRYPVPENLRRDIVEYVGRYGQLQLHRDGDRLVLRSRDPVLLTQIWNQRQVQPYLEEQVADGIYVAPGRRGHLKQALIKVGWPVEDLAGYTPGAPLDISLRAATRVGSPFALRPYQREAADRFWKGGGPAGGSGVVVLPCGAGKTIVGLSVLAQARTRTLILCTGVTAARQWRDELLDKTSLLPDDIGEYTGEEKQIRPVTVSTYQVMTHHPRKSEDFPHLKLFDREDWGLIIYDEVHLLPAPVFRATAEIQARRRLGLTATLVREDGREDDVFSLIGPKRYDVAWKVLEKQGWIAEATCHEIRVRMPEDLRLLYAVSDERSRFRLASENPAKIPLVHHVVKLHLGNRTVHGRGPGERILVIGQFLEQLAQIAESLGAPLITGTTPNREREKLYRQFREGDLRLLVVSKVANFALDLPEASVAIQVSGTFGSRQEEAQRLGRILRPKASGIPATFYTLVSRETKEQDFAQKRQLFLTEQGYRYSIHYDQEVLAGRAALPPASEPPPPAGAAPLKGRR
- a CDS encoding GNAT family protein, which produces MYLFSAHMPPSCTIQDEGLQLEREAGFFLVEVPFAVRLPDGRRVGTVAYRNLSRRRASAEIGIELYPDYRGQGVGPRAIRALLGYLFDTLHLRRVWLRVMPDNERAIRCYEKCGFRRAGYGKAYLFVPCLVMETTADEFRRAPVPPQGERSTTPSRGERFTAPSP